A single Botrytis cinerea B05.10 chromosome 1, complete sequence DNA region contains:
- the Bcrgd1 gene encoding Bcrgd1 gives MSFGGDIGLDTTSSSNAAGNGGNQGETTGRPATPQDATAKAVQDVTSSEIGISTLLTRLKQSIASAKEFALFLKKRSIMEEEHSNGLKKLCKATGDNIRRPEHRHGSFLQSYEEVLIIHERMAENGAQFGVSLHQMHEDLIEMASNIEKGRKHWKNTGLAAEQRAADTEAAMKKSKAKYDSLADEYDRARTGDRQPGKIFGLKGPKSAAQHEEDLLRKVQAADADYASKVQAAQSQRTELWSKSRPEAVKALEDLIQECDSALTLQMQKFASFNEKLLLSNGLNISPIKGKEQGTLNRSLREVVHAIDNVKDLSNYISSFSGNMQSRITEIKYERNPVLQPAQNTAQRQSDPNALQARQGPVIPPQPSHQVHMSQPFNQSSPPTHQRERSFSHGPSLSQHIVAPVVSPTNPISTSPDFNTWSPRADGPPQISTLPFQPQPQNETPIQQTPQNPTTHAPVSHGPSSAPLFGAGSAPAPGNSTHLAPLKPVFGLSLEELFDRDGSAVPMIVYQCIQAVDLFGLEVEGIYRLSGTASHIMKIKAMFDNDASKVDFRNPESFFHDVNSVAGLLKQFFRELPDPLLTIEQYPAFIEAAKHDDEIVRRDSLHAIINGLPDPNYATLRALTLHLNRVQESSASNRMTASNLAIVFGPTLMGANSGPNMSDAGWQVRVVDTILKNTYQIFDDD, from the exons ATGTCGTTTGGAGGGGACATCGGACTCGATACAACATCGTCGTCCAATGCTGCTGGTAATGGCGGCAACCAGGGCGAGACAACTGGAAGACCTGCCACCCCTCAAGATGCAACCGCAAAAGCAGTTCAAGATGTCACAAGCTCGGAG ATTGGAATATCAACCTTGTTAACCCGACTGAAACAAAGTATTGCTTCCGCAAAG GAATTCGCACTTTTCCTCAAGAAACGGTCCATCATGGAAGAGGAACATTCGAACGGTTTAAAAAAGCTGTGTAAGGCAACCGGGGATAATATTCGCAGACCAGAGCATCGACACGGATCGTTTCTACAGTCATACGAAGAGGTCCTCATTATACACGAGCGAATGGCCGAGAATGGGGCTCAATTTGGCGTGTCTCTACATCAGATGCATGAGGATCTTATCGAAATGGCTTCGAACATAGAGAAGGGCAGAAAGCATTGGAAGAATACTGGGTTGGCAGCAGAACAACGTGCTGCTGATACCGAAGCTGCCATGAAGAAGTCGAAGGCGAAGTACGACTCTCTGGCAGACGAGTATGATAGAGCTCGCACTGGGGACAGGCAACCAGGAAAGATTTTTGGCCTCAAGGGCCCCAAATCGGCAGCGCAACATGAAGAGGACCTTCTTCGCAAAGTCCAGGCTGCCGATGCAGATTATGCGTCCAAGGTACAAGCTGCGCAAAGCCAACGAACCGAGCTCTGGTCAAAATCAAGACCTGAGGCTGTGAAAGCTCTAGAAGATCTCATTCAAGAATGCGACTCTGCATTGACATTGCAGATGCAGAAGTTTG CATCCTTTAACGAAAAGCTACTTTTGAGCAATGGCTTGAATATAAGCCCtatcaaaggaaaagagcAAGGGACATTAAATCGCAGTCTCCGTGAAGTTGTTCACGCAATTGATAATGTTAAAGACCTGAGCAACTACATCAGTAGCTTCTCTGGTAACATGCAGTCCCGGATCACGGAAATCAAATATGAGCGTAATCCG GTTTTGCAACCCGCACAAAATACCGCTCAGCGACAATCGGATCCCAACGCTCTCCAAGCTCGACAAGGACCCGTAATACCACCACAGCCATCTCACCAAGTTCATATGAGCCAACCTTTTAATCAAAGCAGTCCCCCAACTCACCAGCGCGAAAGAAGCTTTAGCCATGGCCCATCTCTTTCGCAACACATCGTTGCACCTGTTGTATCGCCCACTAACCCAATATCCACCTCTCCCGACTTCAATACCTGGTCACCTCGTGCAGATGGCCCCCCCCAGATATCAACCTTGCCATTTCAGCCACAACCTCAAAACGAGACACCAATACAACAGACACCACAAAACCCTACAACGCATGCACCAGTGTCCCATGGCCCATCCTCGGCACCACTATTCGGAGCGGGATCGGCTCCAGCTCCAGGCAACAGCACTCATCTAGCACCTTTGAAACCAGTGTTTGGACTCAGCCTCGAGGAACTCTTTGACAGAGATGGCTCTGCTGTTCCAATGATTGTCTACCAGTGTATTCAAGCAGTTGACCTCTTTGGGCTCGAGGTCGAAGGAATATACCGGCTATCTGGTACCGCATCTCATATAATGAAGATCAAGGCAATGTTCGATAACG ACGCATCTAAGGTGGACTTCCGTAACCCGGAAAGCTTCTTTCACGATGTCAATAGTGTGGCTGGTCTTCTCAAACAGTTCTTCCGCGAACTCCCAGACCCTTTATTGACTATCGAGCAATATCCTGCATTTATCGAGGCTGCAA agcatgatgatgaaatagtCCGTCGCGACTCTCTACATGCGATCATCAATGGCCTTCCTGATCCCAATTACGCTACTCTTCGAGCCTTGACTTTACATTTAAATAGAGTACAGGAGAGTTCGGCATCTAACAGGATGACTGCAAGCAACTTGGCCATAGTATTTGGCCCTACACTCATGGGTGCTAATTCAGGACCGAACATGTCAGATGCTGGGTGGCAGGTTCGTGTCGTTGACactattttgaaaaacaCTTATCAGATATTTGACGACGACTGA